From Penicillium psychrofluorescens genome assembly, chromosome: 6, one genomic window encodes:
- a CDS encoding uncharacterized protein (ID:PFLUO_008982-T1.cds;~source:funannotate), whose amino-acid sequence MSLPFPHQGYSEDIVRRVRVLFNGEYIVDASVPKMVWEHPYYPQYYFHQKDVQMKYLVNGKADGTHDITVHDRTAPGGATTFPSGRFDGLVRITLSAADAWFEESERIYTHPKDPYKRIHILESDKHVRVEIDGVEVANTTRPKLLYETGLPVRTYIPHPDIRLELLRPSDLTTSCPYKVCLFQIPAFRGDG is encoded by the exons ATGTCACTTCCATTCCCCCACCAAGGATACTCGGAGGATATTGTCCGACGCGTGCGCGTCCTGTTCAATGGAGAATATATTGTGGACGCTTCCGTTCCTAAAATGGT ATGGGAACATCCATACTATCCCCAGTACTATTTCCACCAGAAAGATGTTCAAATGAAATATCTGGTAAACGGTAAGGCCGATGGCACCCATGACATCACCGTCCACGACCGCACCGCTCCTGGCGGCGCGACCACTTTCCCTTCGGGTCGCTTCGATGGCCTGGTGCGCATCACTCTCTCGGCCGCCGACGCCTGGTTTGAAGAATCCGAACGCATCTACACGCATCCCAAGGATCCGTATAAACGCATCCACATCCTGGAGTCCGACAAACATGTTCGCGTGGAGATCGACGGGGTCGAGGTTGCCAATACGACCCGTCCCAAACTGCTGTATGAGACGGGGCTGCCGGTGCGGACATATATCCCGCACCCAGATATACGCTTGGAGTTGCTGAGACCGTCCGATTTGACGACCTCGTGTCCGTACAAGGTATGTCTCTTCCAGATCCCTGCATTTAGAGGAGATGGTTGA